CAACCCTCCCCAACAGCCCCTTCCCAGAGAGCTCCTGGCTGAAGCCTGGATGCTGTCCCTGGGGTCACCCTGGGGCTTAGGAGAACCGGTGGTCCAGGTCCCTCTGGGGGCTGGCCGAGTAGGAGTAGGCCTTGCCCAATACCAAGCGGTCCCGCAGCAGCTTGAAGAAGGCATAGTAGTTGCTGAAGAGGATGAGCGCCAGGGAGATCGTCTGGTGCCACTTTTCAGAGGACATTAAGGAGTACAGCTGGTAGACAATGACAGCACCCTCCAGCAGCAGAAGGATGTTGAGGATCCTCAGGGGTTTGCTGAAAAAGAACTGCCCAGGAAAGGGTAGGCAGGGACTGGAAAGTATGTTCAAGGAGCCTGCCTCCCGGATGGGGGTTTGGGGTGGGCCAGGGAAGGGGACAAGCTCTGGGGGACCCATGCAGACTTGGGTGGGGAGGAAGACTGTGAGGTTGGACACGGACTTTgccacctctctgcctctgcctgtggTGTTTCTTTTCCGGGAAGCTTTTCTTGAGAGGTTTCGCTTACTCCCTCAAACTTTTTCTGGTCTATAATCGACACCTTTTTATATGTGATCCTCCTGGGTATAGTCAGGCCTGAACAAATTAGAATCTTACGACACAGGCATGGAAAGTCATCATAGACTCTACAGTCTGAGAAACCCACTTCTTCATGGGTAGCATCCCGATCTAGGCCAGAAGCTTCTAGGGCATGTGGCGACACCTCACTCTGACCTGGTatttacaaaggaagacagagtgTGGGGACTCGAGAAAAATGTTCTCATCCATTCCAAAGTGCGATCAACGTCTTAGGGAATTTCAATTCTGCAGGGACCAAGGTACCTGACCTCAAGAGCTACTTAAAGGATGGGAAGAGAAGTGGCAGGAAATGGGAGTCCAAGAAACCAGCATGCCAGGCTCAGTTCTGAACCTGACAGGCTAcaggaccttgggcaagtccctttccTGTCGGGGCCTCGGGTTTCTCTACCGTGAAGAGATGACCCAGATCAATGATTCCTCAAACTGTGTTCCTTGGAACCCTGGGTTCTGAGGAGGTCTTTTAGGGGCTATAGCAGTGGTGAGTGGGAACTGAAGGGAGTTCCAACTCTTTCAAATAGAGTAGTGCCAGGAGGTCCTATATACCAGACTTCAGTCTATGACTGTGTTGGAAAAAAGGCTTTTGAGagtaaagtaagtaaataaaatggagaccacTAGCCTCAATGATTTTGAGCAACCCTTTCCATAATGCTGAGCCCAGGAGTCATGACCATCAGATCCCAAGTTTCCGAGCAAGGCACCCTTGAACGAGTTAGACCCTCTGAGCCAATTTCAGTCTCGGAAAATGGGGAGAGCCGTGGTGTTTCTCTCACACACAGGCGAAGACTGCACGGAGGCTACATGGCAACTGCTTACCACTGTGCCTGGCGCACCATATGGAATGGGGATAGTTCTTATTTTCGTCACTGAGAACCTCTTCTTTTATTGTATCATCCTCCCCGCCTCCACCCGGTGTTTTCGAGGATCAGCCACCAAGTGAGCTGCAGTTATGAAGTCACCACTGGTATGGCTGTCCTTGTGCTGCACAGTGTGTAGTTTCCGCTGGATTTGGGAAATGCGGAAAATAGCTGTCTCTTGCTAGGACATCACCTTCCCGTCCGGGATCCTCCTGCTCTCCAGATCaggccccacccctccttcccaggGGAGGAGACTCACGTGGAAGCGGAAGTGGGAGACGTCAGAGGGGATAGCCACGTTGTAGTGGCCCACTGCCTTGTAGACGTTCTTGCTGTGTTTCACCAGCACGCCCTGCGGCCACATGCATTCTTCCGTCCACCTGGAGGCACAGCCCAACAGTGCCCCTTATGCCCAGCTCACCCACAAAAGGGGGTACCAGAAGCCTGGGCCTGGCGTGATCACCAGGGCCCCCGACTCCCATTTCTATCATTTAGACACAGTGACTTTCCTTTTCTGGGTCTCAGctgcctcctctgtaaaatggggtaacaaTCATGAGAAATTCACTGCACTGGGAGGCAGAGGGCCTAGGGTTGTCATTCATGTCTGAGAGACCGTCCAGAAAACCCTTTTCCCTCTTTGGGTGCATTTTCCTCACCTGCTCTTAACCTCTAGCCTCCAGCTGGTCTACTACACAGCTGCCCGAGTGGTCTTTGTAAAACACCAAGCTGAGCCTATTCTCTGCTCGAACCCCCTTAAGTGTTTTCAGTGCTCTCGGAGTCAAGTCCCCAAGGATGTGGTGTTGCCGCTGAGGCCCTTCTGTGACTCCCACCGCACAGCTCAGGCACAAGCCATTCAGAACTGTCTCTAATTCCTCCAGCACAGCTTACCGTTTCATGTCTCTGCGCAAGTCTCTCCCTCCGACTGAACTGCACTTCCTGATGCCGTATCCTTCCGGCAGGCTCTTTCCAAACTCAGGATCCTCCAGAAACCCTTCCTCAAACTCCCCACAGAGTTCAGCATTCTTCAACTGCTCCCTGAATCTCCTGCTACTGGTCCACTTTCCCCAGTGTTTTATCACTTATGTATTTCCCTGTATCCCTCACTAATCTGGGAACCCTTGACGGAAGAGATGGTATCCAATTCATCTCTACGACCTCAGAGCATGACACAAGGCCTGGCACAGAGGGACTTCAATAAGCATGTGATTGAGATGGTGGGATCTTCCAAATCTTCCAGTGTTCTGCCAGATATCACAGGGACTCCCGGGGTCCTGAGCCAGAGGACAGAGAATTGCTGTCTACAAAAAACTCTATCTCATTCCTACCCTGTtgattcattcacttaaaaaccagtcatcagggcacctggatggctcagttagttaagcgtccgactcttgatttcagttcaggtcaggatctcagggttgtgagagccagccccgcatcaggctccgtgctaggtatggagcctgcttgagatgctctctctccctctccctatgtcccttccctgcttgcacggtactctctctcaaaaaaaaccaaaacaaaacaaaacaaaaaaacaaaaagaggggcacctgggtggctcagttgattaaacgtctgacttcagctcaggtcatgatctcacggcttgtgggtttgagccctgcgtctgagcctgcttcagattctgcgtctccccctctctccctgccccccccccccaaaataaaaaaataaaacttaaaaaaaagaaaataaaaaagaaaaaccagctATCACATTATACCTAATAACACAGATGAAACTCACAGGGATGtgctgaatgaaaaagaaactgaacccaagatttcatttacatgaactTGTAGAACAGCCAAAACTAACCTGtggttagtttatttattaaaaaaaaaaattttttctttttgagagagaacacgagcacgTGTACAcgcatgagtgagggagaaggacagagggagagagaatcttcttttaaaatgtttatttatttttattttgagagagaaagtgtgtgcaggggaggggcagagaaagaatcccaagcatgtggggcctgatctcacgaatcgtgagatcatgacctgagccaaaatcacgagttgggacacttaaccaactgagccatccaggcaccccgagagagagatagaatcttttttttgagatttatttacttttgaaagagagagggcaagcggagaaggacaaagaggagggcagaagatccaaagcgggctctgtgctgacagcagtgagcccaatgggagatttgaacccatgagccgtgagatcatgacctgagccgaagtcagatactcaaccaactgagctattcagatgccccaagagagagaatcttaagcaggctccatgctcagcacggagcccgatgcgggatttgatcccacgaccctgggatcatgactggagcagaaatcacgagtcagatgctcaaccaactgagctactcaggcaccccccctATGGTTAGTTTTGAAAGAACGTAGAAAAATAGTTgtctgggtggtggtggtggtgagggggcgGTCATTGGCAAAAGCTAGGAGGAAATTTTCAGAGGCTGTaaatgttctacatcttgatTCGATGCGGGCTATGTGGGTATATATGACTATCAAAACTCAAATAATTATACACTTTAAGATCTATGCATTTcactatatgtaaattttaccttataAAAAGACTAGACACGAACCACAAAAATTTACTGTGGCCCTATTATAAGCCAGGCACTCTGGGAGTGAGATGGCTGAGTACTTGACAGGCAAGGACCCTGACGACCGGGAGCTTTACTCCTGGAATAACAGCCAAGTAACTAAGCAAACACAGCAGAGTGTTAGGTGCAATGATCATGATATTATGGGGTTGTgggaacacaggggaggggcgccAAACCCATCCTGGGTGGTGAGGAAAGTGTTCCTGGAGGAAGCAAAGTGCTAAGGAATGCATAAGAATTAATCAGGAAAAGAATTGGAAAGGGTGTTCCAGGCAAAACAAGCATCATATGCAAAACCCTggatacacacatgcatatagaatttgaggatctgaagcagtttGGTCTGGCTAaggcagagtatgagtggaggcATGGTAAGAGATGAGGCAGAAAAGGCTGGCAGGACCCAGTGTAGCGGCTGGGAAGCCATGTGCAGGAGCCTGGGTCTTCTCTGTGGACCACAGTGAGCTACAGACAGGTACCTCCCTCATGTTCAgctatattcttatttttctcattttatttttttatttttttattagtgggggggagagagagagagagagagagagagagcgcacacacataagcaggggagggggcagagagaaagagcatcttaagcacactccacggtctgcatggagcccaatgctaggttccatcccatgaccccactgagatcatgacctgagccaaaatcaagagtcagacactcaactgactgagccccccaggtgccccttagctaTATTCTATCTTTCTACTCCTCGCTCCCCTCAGAGGCTATGGCTAAGCCGAGCCCCCTTTGAGCCCATTTGGCAATCTTCATCCCCTTTCCTGGACCACCTGGACAGAGCCTGGGAGGGTCCCTAACTAGCATTGACAGCCAACATTAGGAAGCTTGGCTTCTGTGGCCTTCCTTTGCATCTCTGCTTCTTGGTGGGCCTACCCCTACAAATCTGTCTGGGGGCCTCTTCTCTGCCACACCTTGTGCTCGGCCCACGGCTCAGATAGGATTCAGGTGGGTCCAGACTCAAGGAGCTTCCGGTCTACTGGGGGAAAGCAGGCAGGAAAATTAGGGTAACCTGGGCGAAAAGTACTGCGGTAAAGGCACCATGAAGGACGAGCCAGGCTGAGGGGAGGCCGGCCCAGCACCTCAGGGCTCCTGAGCAGGTGACTTCTGCCTCTGCAGGGCCGTCCTGCAGCTGGGCTTCTTTCGGCCCATCATCCTAACGATTTGTGTACGGCTGTCACCCCCACCAGACTGTGAACTCCTCAAGGACCTTGTCTCAGTCATTTCCTCCCCGTGGCTCTGCTTCCCTGGCCAGGGCTCACCATAACCACGGTCAGGGCTAACACAGCACATATCCTCTGACCAGACAGATGGAATGGGTTCCTTCACTGTTCAAaatccccccagcccccctctgCCTGTAGGTCAAAGTCTAAGCTCCTCTGTCCAATACATAGCACCAGGCTGTTTATGGCTTCGGTAGAGGTAAATGCCTGCTGGAAAGGAGGGGACCTAATGATTGAATGGATGAGTGAgcaagggacagaaggagagaagcaaTGAATGAATGCAAGAGCGTATTGGTCAACGAGCTGAATAAAGAACAGTCAGCGAATGAGAAAGTCAACGAGTCTGTGAATTTACTGCCTAGCCTCCTCACATCTCCAGCACACTGCAAGTTACCTAAGGACAGAGGACATGTCTGCCTTGGGTCCTGCCATACCCTCCTCTGGCCACAAGGCCCAGCACACCAGATGTGCTCAACAACCACctgctgactgaatgaatgagttgGTGACGGAGGAGGGGACTAACTCCAGACACTGACCAGGAGGGCCGGGGTTGGGCAGAGAAGGGCAGGGCGACTCACGGGTGCTGCAGCACGTTGGAGCACAGCGCTGGGTCCACCTTCTGCCAGCAGCCCAGGTGGGCAGCGGCCTTGTGCAGTAGGTCACAGTAGCTGGCAGGCAGCAGGTGCTGCATGAGGATGACTGAGGTGCTGATGGACACCAGGAGGAAGAGCTCGCAGGACCAGCGCTTGTCATAATAATGCGTgttctgggggcagggggtggtgggttAAGGCCTGGGATGTCCATaatggcctccctccctcccccttccctgattCTGTCTGCCTCGGAAACCAGGACAGCCCTCAGTGGGGGCCTGAGACCAAGGATCAAATACCTAACGAAGAAGGCTTAATCATGGGCTTAGACCCTGTGCCCACTACTCAGTTCTCCACAAGCTCCTCTTACATAAAAACTGCTCCCGCTGCCTACGACTCTGAGCCAGAGCATAGACTCCGGGGTCCAACAGACATCAGTTCAAATCTTGACTCTGCTGCTTTATTAACTATGTGATGCTGGGCAAAccatttcacttctctgtgctctagctgcctcatctgttaaatgaggaTAAGAATAGCTACCAACCACCTATGAGAGGCGTTAGGGAGATTATCACACTCCTGAAAGCTCTAGCACATTGTAGGTGTTCAAGAAATATTATGTCCTCTCAGCCTCAAATCATTCAGCGCAGTCTACCCCTGGAGAAATGTTTCCAGCCTACTGTCAGCTGGGGAGGTACCTTCCCAGAAGGCCAGACGAGCAAGAGAGAAGGCACAGGCTTTTGGAGTCATTCAGGTCTGGATGAATCCTGGCTTTCCTACTTACTGATGAAGCTGGACACTGTGACATGCCTGTGCCAAAACAGCCACAGTGAAATACAACATCACTGCTTTTTGTTATTAATCAAGTATTATGAACAGCAATATCATGTCCCAATCATTGGCTGGGTGACCTTGCGCAGGCCACTCCCTTTCAGGGAGCCTTGTGCTCTCTACTCTAAAATCGAGGTAGCGGTCACTCTAGCCCTCAAGAGAACAGATGGGAATCTTGTCAAAAACGGTCCAGTTATTTACGCAAGGGGGAGGGCTCCTGCGGGgcagctcccccccacccccactccacgaGCTACGTACCTTCACAAACCAGACAGGCACAAAGGCCACGTAATaggcactcagcatggagctgacCAGCACTTCCTTCATGCGCCAGTTGAAGTCCATCTTGAGGAATTCTACCTCGCTGCGGATGAGGCTGGGGGACAGGCAGCAGGCGTGGGTGGGCATGGCATCTGGGCCATACAGCTGTCGCGTGTGCTGCTTCCACGTCTCCCGCAGCGTCAGCAGGTAGTCCCGGCTCCGTGCCAGGCCACTGACGGCCTCCCGGGGACCCACAGAGGCCATGTGGCTGAAGAGGTTTGTCTTGCGCAGGTCACAGTTCAGCTGCAGGAACGGAATGTACATCCCAAACCTGCTGGGGAAGACAGTGGTGAGGGTAGGCCTGCCCATGGGCCACAATCCCAATCTTTACCCACGGAGGGAATCTTCTTTCGTCCCTGGGCCTTAGCTCTCCCGGCTGCTCAGAGGAGAGAATTTACCCATCCTTCTATACAGCCATCCTCCGGTAAGACATTCAACACACGTATTAGCATCGAGTGCAGGCCAAGCATTGTGCCGAGCGTCGGGAACAAAGTAGGAAGTAGGAGACAAGGCCCTGCCTCACAGTCTATTGCTGACCAACAGTGATCCTAACAGCCCACATTCCTTAGGCACACTCCATGCTCTAGACACTGTACTAAGTGCCTCACACACGTTCTCTTCTTGTGTGTCTCCTAAGAACACAATGCATTAGGTACGGTTATTTTGTACCCTTTTGAGAAAGCtgtggctcagagaagtgaagcgGATTCCCAAAATTTACCCAATGATAAGGAAGCaatagagctgggattcaaacccagaactGTCTGGTACCAAAGACCGAGACGCATAATCAACAAATACTAAGAGTAattcattagttaaaaaaaaaggtacaaggggtgcctggctggctcagtcggtggagcatgcagcgcttgatctcagggatgtgagttcgagccccgcactcagcacagagcttacttaaacaaaacaaaacaaaacaaaacaaaaaacaaaaaacggacgCGGTACCACAAGAGGTCTAAGTTGTTATGGCTGCATACATTAAAGGCAGCTCTTCAGCTTGTGGAGGAAAGCAGTTCAGGGACAGTATTTACCGtgtgcctattatgtgccaagcactgaaaTGGGCCCTTGAACAGTACAAATCCCTTTCCCTGAGTAGTACCCTTAGGGTTGGTGCTACTCAGTGTGGGGTATTTTGAGTGTATGGCTGGTATCTTTTGAGAAGAGAACTAGATAGACCTAAAGGCCAGGAGAGTAGATAATTATAGAAAGTAGCTAAgtgccagggtgcctggctggctcagttggtaaagcatgcagctcctgatcttggggttgtgagttcaagtaccacattgggcatagagattactttaagtataaataaatatgtagggGGAGAAAAGTAGCTAAGTTAGCCTAGCACGTGTCCATGGAACAGTGTAGTAGGTGCTATTTCGAGGCGTTCCTTTTTTCAGCTTGGGGCTTGTCAATTTCCCCAGGTCCTCAGACACAGCCCCAGAAAGGTCCCTGGGCTGCCCCTACGAGTTAGGGCCAATGAGAATGCTACATTTTCTTCCCCAGAGTAgcgtttttcttccttttccctgatGTTCCAAGAAGGAATACATGAGTATCCTTGGGTAAGCAGTTGGCCTTTTTGGGTTTTTGCTTTCtggtctataaaatggggatgctaCCATTCTCCCTGGTATAAGGTTAAGTAAGATTACTTTGAGAACTGTGGTCAGCAGGGTCAAACAGGCCAGGattaaaatcccagctctgctattgACTAGCACTCTGATTTAGGGCAAGTCATTTCATCTCTATGAGCCTCCGTTTCCTTAATTTGCTTTAAATTACATAGCTTGTACTGATCCTCTACACTCAGGTATTACACCTAGTGTTTTCATAAATACCCTCTTTCAAACCTTGTAACAACACCCAGCATGGTGTTTGACCCAAAGCAGAAGATCCGTAAAATTTTGCTTAGAAAAGAGAGACCAGGGATTCTGTGGGACAGAAAAGAAGACTGTAATGGGACTCCCAAAATATTCTTCAGGATACCCTGTGGGAACGAAGGAGTGGAGCACCGGTGGGATCAGGGTGATACGAGGGATTCCGACTCAAATTTAAGGGCAAGTACTCAAGAATCTCCCTGGTTTTGCCTCTAAGGAGGACTGCAGATACAGTTACGTTATTTGGCAACAGCAAGTGACTGCTCCGCGGGTCACAGGTTAGAAGCAGCTTCACTGCAAGATGGCAGATTCCCTCTCACCTTCTCCACTCAAGACGTGACCGTATAAAAGTAGGTAATAAATTCATATCAGCAAAAAGAATGGGAGTGGGGTTATTGGTTCACAAACGATTTTGACAAATTTAGAAAGCAGCGGGAAACATGttggcagaggaggaaggaagccatcaacagaGCGAcgctgtccaacagaaatataatgagaATTACGTatgtaatttgaaattttctggtagccactttgaaaaaaaatgaaattaatgtgaATGCTCTGCTTAACCCAATATATGCCacacattatcatttcaacatggcATCATGATTTACCAATGAGATctttacttactttctttttttgtactaaGCCTTCAGAATCTGATGTGTACTTCACACTTACAACAACACATTTCAATTCAAACGAACTTCTCTCAAATGTTCAATAATAACAGGTAGCTAGAAGCTGCTCAACTGGATGGCGTAGGTCTAGAATATGCTGCGAGGGCTGTACTGGGGGTAGGAGCTTATCTGCCCAGTGACCCAAGAGAGACTCTGGCTTGAAgcagacacatctgataaagggtagAAGTGAGCAGCAGGACTGAACAAATGGGATTAAACAAagatctgtatttatttataagagtCAGTCCATTTATTCCCTTATTCACCTCACACAATCTACCCTGAAAGATTCTTCTGTAAAGAATGTGAATAAACTACCCTGGGGAGAACTGATATCTCTAATGGGGGCATCCTAGGGTAACCCCCTCACCCTGGTTTCTGGCCTATGGGGGCGCACAACTCACTTATCCTAAAGCAAAGTCTGCCAGTCTGTCGTGTCCTGCTCTTATAGTTAGAATCCCTGGCCAAAGCTCCCACTCATATATAcaatggcagagggagaggaagtgtGCTCCAACCTACTCAGTCCTTCATTTGTAAGTGTAAAGAGACAACTGAAGAAACTAACGATGCTTAGAAGCCTAGCAGCAGGAAACGAAAGATTGACCCCAGTGGAAAGACAAAATTGAGGGAAcatgagagatttttaaaacaagaacagaatGCTATGAGAAAAGGacaatcagaaaacaagaaagaggtCTGAGAGATAAAAAATTTGACTGctgaaaaactcaataaaaaagcTGGAAGATAAAGTTGAGAAAATCTCCCTAAAGgcaaagtaaaaaaagagagagaggagaaagaggggggagagagacagaggggaagaaagatggggatgggggggtggagaaagggagagcgATGAAAAATATGagggaaaatataagagaaacagATGATCACTCTATGAGGTCTACCACCTTAAGAACAGAAGTCCTAGACAGAATAGAAAAAATGGAAGGGAAGatattatcaaagaaataataggaGAAAATTTCCCTGATCTGAAGAAATAGCCAAATCTCCAGGTTAAAAAGTCCTAG
Above is a window of Panthera uncia isolate 11264 chromosome C1 unlocalized genomic scaffold, Puncia_PCG_1.0 HiC_scaffold_4, whole genome shotgun sequence DNA encoding:
- the TMEM39B gene encoding transmembrane protein 39B isoform X3 — protein: MYIPFLQLNCDLRKTNLFSHMASVGPREAVSGLARSRDYLLTLRETWKQHTRQLYGPDAMPTHACCLSPSLIRSEVEFLKMDFNWRMKEVLVSSMLSAYYVAFVPVWFVKNTHYYDKRWSCELFLLVSISTSVILMQHLLPASYCDLLHKAAAHLGCWQKVDPALCSNVLQHPWTEECMWPQGVLVKHSKNVYKAVGHYNVAIPSDVSHFRFHFFFSKPLRILNILLLLEGAVIVYQLYSLMSSEKWHQTISLALILFSNYYAFFKLLRDRLVLGKAYSYSASPQRDLDHRFS
- the TMEM39B gene encoding transmembrane protein 39B isoform X2, with the translated sequence MGGRRGPNRTSYCRNPLCEPGSSGGSGGGHTSSASVTSVRSRTRFGMYIPFLQLNCDLRKTNLFSHMASVGPREAVSGLARSRDYLLTLRETWKQHTRQLYGPDAMPTHACCLSPSLIRSEVEFLKMDFNWRMKEVLVSSMLSAYYVAFVPVWFVKNTHYYDKRWSCELFLLVSISTSVILMQHLLPASYCDLLHKAAAHLGCWQKVDPALCSNVLQHPWTEECMWPQGVLVKHSKNVYKAVGHYNVAIPSDVSHFRFHFFFSKPLRILNILLLLEGAVIVYQLYSLMSSEKWHQTISLALILFSNYYAFFKLLRDRLVLGKAYSYSASPQRDLDHRFS
- the TMEM39B gene encoding transmembrane protein 39B isoform X4, with product MAKLLFAPPRGQDPGEGRGRGCGAQRGPAPSCRFAGWGLGYRGGALARQAGLLKGRGPVGAWALVKTRSPGLEAGTGRSGGRRGPNRTSYCRNPLCEPGSSGGSGGGHTSSASVTSVRSRTRSSSGTGLSSPPLATQTVVPLQHCKIPELPVQASILFELQLFFCQLIALFVHYINIYKTVWWYPPSHPPSHTSLNFHLIDFNLLMVTTIVLGRRFIGSIVKEASQRGKVSLFRSILLFLTRFTVLTATGWSLCRSLIHLFRTYSFLNLLFLCYPFGMYIPFLQLNCDLRKTNLFSHMASVGPREAVSGLARSRDYLLTLRETWKQHTRQLYGPDAMPTHACCLSPSLIRSEVEFLKMDFNWRMKEVLVSSMLSAYYVAFVPVWFVKNTHYYDKRWSCELFLLVSISTSVILMQHLLPASYCDLLHKAAAHLGCWQKVDPALCSNVLQHPWTEECMWPQGVLVKHSKNVYKAVGHYNVAIPSDVSHFRFHFFFSKPLRILNILLLLEGAVIVYQLYSLMSSEKWHQTISLALILFSNYYAFFKLLRDRLVLGKAYSYSASPQRDLDHRFS
- the TMEM39B gene encoding transmembrane protein 39B isoform X1, coding for MGGRRGPNRTSYCRNPLCEPGSSGGSGGGHTSSASVTSVRSRTRSSSGTGLSSPPLATQTVVPLQHCKIPELPVQASILFELQLFFCQLIALFVHYINIYKTVWWYPPSHPPSHTSLNFHLIDFNLLMVTTIVLGRRFIGSIVKEASQRGKVSLFRSILLFLTRFTVLTATGWSLCRSLIHLFRTYSFLNLLFLCYPFGMYIPFLQLNCDLRKTNLFSHMASVGPREAVSGLARSRDYLLTLRETWKQHTRQLYGPDAMPTHACCLSPSLIRSEVEFLKMDFNWRMKEVLVSSMLSAYYVAFVPVWFVKNTHYYDKRWSCELFLLVSISTSVILMQHLLPASYCDLLHKAAAHLGCWQKVDPALCSNVLQHPWTEECMWPQGVLVKHSKNVYKAVGHYNVAIPSDVSHFRFHFFFSKPLRILNILLLLEGAVIVYQLYSLMSSEKWHQTISLALILFSNYYAFFKLLRDRLVLGKAYSYSASPQRDLDHRFS